The following are encoded in a window of Corythoichthys intestinalis isolate RoL2023-P3 chromosome 8, ASM3026506v1, whole genome shotgun sequence genomic DNA:
- the LOC130920376 gene encoding lysozyme g-like → MDYGDIMKVDTTGASQKTAAQDRLTYDGVPASNKMAQTDLDSMNNYKSIIQKVGTQKQVDPAIIAAIISRESRAGKVLKNGWGDNGNAWGLMQVDTRYHTKQGEWNSEEHLSQGTAILTDFIGKIKNKFPSWTAEQQLKGGIAAYNIGLGGVQTYERMDVGTTGDDYSSDVVARAQWYKSSGGF, encoded by the exons ATGG ATTACGGGGACATCATGAAGGTTGACACAACCGGAGCATCTCAGAAAACAGCTGCACAAGACAGACTGACATACGATG GTGTGCCAGCGTCCAACAAGATGGCACAAACAGACTTGGACAGTATGAACAATTACAAAAGCATAATCCAGAAAGTGGGAACGCAAAAGCAAGTTGATCCTGCCATCATCGCTGCCATCATTTCCAGAGAGTCCAGGGCTGGAAAGGTATTGAAGAATGGCTGGGGAGACAACGGTAACGCCTGGGGACTCATGCAG gtTGATACAAGGTATCATACTAAACAAGGTGAATGGAATAGTGAGGAACACCTCAGCCAAGGGACAGCCATCTTGACTGATTTCATCGGAAAGATCAAGAACAAATTCCCAAGCTGGACTGCAGAGCAGCAACTCAAAG GCGGGATTGCGGCCTACAACATTGGTCTGGGAGGCGTTCAAACATATGAAAGGATGGACGTGGGCACCACAGGAGATGACTACTCCAGTGACGTCGTTGCCAGAGCTCAGTGGTACAAAAGCAGTGGAGGGTTTTAG
- the pglyrp2 gene encoding N-acetylmuramoyl-L-alanine amidase, with translation MASLQVLFFMLVSSYCFTFMSSRPTGVHLRSMNNFIHAVQQVEESNPGLCPLSMIRALRRTAGHDDAMTIHFLGASNNLSDIAGLETAILNASSFSFFDKAVHHMITDSGEERGVTLAPDGTTVALAPLLLGIECGLKAKLEGNSTIGLFPLTLGRPLGLTFLSLQDIPVSNRLGPDGCWDSVERPKVFKIFWPATLATDAVINGGMDGLILGTDISQLPNSKEPPALSEILQEYYNFILQADHGLDTLSRHISPRRREISRSILEPLDLQKELMDTLTLVWRLEKTEWIALDTGVNKAVKEGLKEFVHKYWDCPQIIPRCQWRANDRKETPIPLSLPLHFLYVHHTYEPSQPCLSFSQCSMDMRAMQRFHQEVRNWSDIGYSFVVGSDGYVYEGRGWNLLGTHTRGHNSRGFGVSIIGNYTSALPSRHAMDLLRHRLTRCAVDGGRLVANYTVHGHRQMVNYTSCPGDAFFSEITKWDHFRN, from the exons ATGGCTTCTCTTCAAGTGTTGTTCTTCATGTTGGTGTCATCCTACTGCTTCACTTTCATGTCAAGTAGGCCGACAG GTGTCCACCTGCGGAGCATGAACAACTTCATCCATGCGGTGCAACAGGTGGAAGAGTCCAACCCGGGTCTCTGCCCGCTGTCAATGATCAGGGCCCTTCGCCGGACCGCTGGTCATGACGACGCCATGACTATCCACTTCTTGGGGGCTTCGAATAATCTTTCTGACATCGCGGGGCTGGAGACGGCCATTCTCAATGCCTCGTCCTTCAGCTTCTTTGACAAGGCAGTTCACCACATGATAACAGACAGCGGCGAAGAGCGAGGCGTGACACTTGCCCCGGACGGCACCACGGTGGCCTTGGCACCTTTGCTGTTGGGCATTGAATGTGGACTCAAAGCCAAACTGGAGGGGAACTCGACCATTGGGCTCTTCCCACTCACCTTGGGAAGGCCGCTCGGGTTAACTTTCCTGAGCCTCCAGGACATTCCCGTGTCTAACCGTTTAGGCCCCGACGGGTGTTGGGACAGCGTAGAGCGCCCCAaggtgtttaaaattttttggcCTGCTACCCTGGCCACCGATGCAGTTATCAACGGGGGTATGGATGGATTAATACTTGGCACGGATATCAGCCAACTACCTAATTCTAAAGAACCTCCTGCTCTTAGTGAGATCCTGCAAGAATACTATAATTTTATTCTGCAAGCAGACCATGGTCTTGATACTTTGTCCAGACATATCAGTCCAAGGCGGAGGGAAATCTCTCGATCCATCCTGGAGCCCCTTGACCTTCAGAAGGAGCTGATGGACACACTCACACTGGTCTGGAGGTTGGAGAAGACCGAGTGGATTGCGTTGGACACTGGGGTCAACAAGGCGGTCAAGGAAGGACTAAAAGAATTTGTGCACAAGTATTGGG ATTGTCCTCAAATCATCCCTCGCTGCCAATGGAGGGCAAACGATCGCAAGGAAACCCCCATCCCGCTGTCCCTGCCACTCCACTTTCTCTACGTTCACCACACCTATGAGCCCTCGCAGCCCTGCCTGTCCTTTTCACAGTGTTCCATGGACATGAGGGCCATGCAGCGCTTCCACCAGGAAGTCCGTAACTGGAGTGACATTGGATACAG CTTCGTGGTGGGCTCCGATGGTTATGTCTACGAAGGCCGCGGTTGGAACCTCCTCGGCACGCACACGCGAGGACACAACAGTCGTGGCTTTGGAGTGTCGATCATCGGCAACTATACGTCCGCTCTTCCGTCACGACACGCCATGGACCTTCTACGCCATCGTTTGACACGATGTGCAGTGGACGGAGGGAGGCTTGTGGCCAACTACACTGTTCACGGCCACAGGCAGATGGTCAACTACACTTCCTGTCCTGGTGATGCCTTCTTCTCCGAAATAACAAAATGGGACCATTTCAGAAACTGA